The following proteins come from a genomic window of Meles meles chromosome 1, mMelMel3.1 paternal haplotype, whole genome shotgun sequence:
- the CC2D1B gene encoding coiled-coil and C2 domain-containing protein 1B has translation MPGPRPRKGPQAGGQGVAAAKQLGLFVEFSPEDMLLGMEETEDDGDLEAELLALTGDAGASGKKPTPKGQAPLPMAHIEKLAADCMRDVEEEEEEEGLEEDADLLTELQEVLGADEETGPLDGDKTASPGGSEEEKGQEDTEAPAQTALLTASIPAAQAGGPRGLQALLEDRIHNYREAAASAKEAGEAAKARRCERGLKTLEAQLAAVRKGRKISEDEIPPPVALGKKQPVPQETTDRNPEADAPAPFTMEPDKSSQMETSLLGGPGISAPPDSDPDSDPQTLLLARQREYKLAALNAKRTGDLDRARELMRIGKRFGAVLEALEKGQPVDLSAMPPALEDLKPLPQASKAPTAPSAVSPAVERVQPVMASDTPAAPGIPAEPQTVLDALQQRLNKYREAGIQARSSGDERKARMHERIAKQYQDAIRAHRAGRSVDFAELPVPPGFPPIPGLEPTMGTEDDAMAATLAAAQNLVSAEDTAPAEENEDEDESPAQAPVAKKPAKPVVPSFRAVPESKASSSKESVSPSVREQLALLEARKLQYQRAALQAKRGQDLEQAKAHLRVAKCLEAQITQVRAGRPVDLSKVPSPLTDEEGDFILIHHEDLRLSQKAEEVYAQLQKMLLEQHEKCLLFSKQFMHQGNVAETTRFENLAQDRKKQLEILQLAQAQGLDPPSHHFELKTFQTVRIFSELNSTEMHLIIVRGMNLPAPSGVTPDDLDAFVRFEFHYPNSDQAQKSKTAVVKNTNSPEFDQLFKLNINRNHRGFRRVIQSKGIKFEIFHKGSFFRSDKLVGTAHVKLERLENECEIREIVEVLDGRKPTGGKLEVKVRLREPLSGQDMQVVTENWLVLEPRGL, from the exons ATGCCAGGGCCAAGACCTCGGAAAGGCCCCCAGGCCGGTGGCCAGGGTGTGGCAGCTGCAAAGCAG CTGGGGCTCTTTGTGGAGTTCAGCCCTGAGGACATGCTGCTGGGGATGGAGGAGACTGAAGATGATGGAGATCTTGAGGCTGAACTGCTGGCCCTCACTGGGGATGCAGGGGCCTCAGGCAAGAAACCCACACCCAAGGGGCAGG CCCCCCTGCCTATGGCCCACATCGAGAAGTTGGCTGCAGACTGTATGCGGgatgtggaggaggaggaggaggaggaagggctggaGGAGGATGCAGACTTGCTG ACTGAGCTGCAGGAGGTCCTGGGTGCGGATGAGGAGACTGGGCCCCTGGATGGTGATAAGACAGCTAGCCCAGGTGGCtctgaagaggagaagggacaggaagaCACTGAAGCTCCAGCACAGACAGCTCTGCTAACAGCTTCAATCCCAGCAGCTCAG GCTGGAGGGCCTCGGGGGCTACAGGCTCTTCTGGAGGACCGGATCCACAACTACCGGGAGGCTGCAGCCAGTGCCAAGGAGGCAGGTGAAGCAGCCAAAGCCAGGCGCTGTGAGCGTGGCCTAAAG ACTCTGGAGGCCCAGCTGGCTGCTGTGAGGAAAGGCAGGAAGATCAGTGAGGATGAGATTCCACCTCCAGTGGCCTTGGGCAAGAAACAGCCTGTCCCCCAGGAAACAACTGACAGGAACCCTGAGGCAGATGCCCCAGCTCCCTTCACCATGGAGCCAG aCAAGTCCTCCCAGATGGAGACAAGCCTCTTGGGTGGTCCTGGCATTTCTGCCCCACCTGATTCAGACCCAGACTCAGACCCGCAGACCCTGTTGTTGGCTCGACAGAGAGAGTACAAATTGGCTGCCCTGAATGCCAAGCGGACTGGAGACCTAGACCGTGCCCGGGAGCTCATGAGGATAGGGAAG AGATTTGGCGCAGTCCTAGAGGCCCTGGAGAAGGGACAGCCTGTGGACCTGAGTGCCATGCCCCCCGCACTGGAGG ATCTGAAGCCCCTTCCACAGGCTTCCAAGGCTCCCACAGCACCCTCAGCTGTATCCCCAGCAGTGGAGCGAGTGCAGCCAGTGATGGCCTCAGACACTCCAGCAGCCCCAG GGATCCCTGCTGAGCCACAGACTGTGCTGGATGCCCTGCAGCAGAGACTGAACAAGTACCGGGAGGCAGGCATCCAGGCCCGGAGCAGTGGGGATGAGCGCAAGGCGCGGATGCATGAACGCATTGCTAAG CAATATCAAGATGCCATTCGAGCACACCGGGCAGGACGGAGCGTTGACTTTGCCGAGCTGCCTGTTCCTCCAG GGTTCCCCCCCATTCCTGGCCTGGAGCCCACCATGGGCACCGAGGACGACGCAATGGCAGCGACTTTAGCAGCTGCCCAGAACCTGGTTTCCGCAGAGGATACAGCCCCAGCAGAGGAAAATGAGGATGAG GATgagtccccagcccaggccccagTGGCCAAGAAGCCAGCGAAGCCTGTGGTCCCTTCATTCCGGGCCGTGCCTGAATCCAAGGCCTCAAGTTCCAAGGAGTCAGTGAGTCCATCTG TGCGGGAGCAGCTCGCATTGCTAGAGGCACGGAAACTGCAGTACCAGCGGGCAGCGCTGCAGGCCAAACGTGGCCAGGACCTGGAGCAGGCCAAAGCCCATCTGAGGGTAGCCAAATGCCTTGAGGCTCAAATCACCCAGGTACGAGCTGGCCGACCTGTGGACCTCTCCAAG GTGCCTTCACCCTTGACGGATGAGGAGGGTGACTTCATCCTCATTCACCATGAGGACCTGCGACTTTCCCAGAAGGCTGAGGAGGTGTATGCCCAGCTACAAAAAATGCTTCTGGAGCAACATGAG AAGTGTCTGCTGTTCTCCAAGCAGTTCATGCACCAGGGCAATGTGGCTGAGACTACCAG GTTCGAGAATCTTGCTCAGGACCGCAAGAAGCAGCTTGAGATCCTGCAGCTGGCCCAGGCCCAGGGTCTTGACCCTCCCAGCCATCACTTTGAATTGAAGACATTCCAGACTGTGAG GATCTTCTCAGAACTCAACAGTACAGAAATGCATCTGATCATTGTCCGGGGAATGAACCTCCCAGCCCCTTCAG GGGTGACTCCTGATGACTTGGATGCTTTTGTGCGGTTTGAGTTCCACTACCCTAACTCG GACCAGgctcaaaaaagcaaaacagctgTGGTGAAGAACACGAACTCTCCAG AATTTGATCAGCTCTTCAAACTAAACATCAACCGAAACCACCGGGGCTTCAGGAGGGTGATCCAAAGCAAAGGAATCAAGTTTGAAATCTTCCACAAAGG ATCCTTCTTCAGAAGTGATAAGCTGGTTGGCACAGCCCACGTGAAGCTGGAGCGGCTGGAGAATGAGTGTGAGATCAGAGAGATTGTGGAG GTCCTAGATGGAAGGAAGCCCACTGGGGGCAAGCTGGAGGTGAAGGTGAGGCTACGGGAGCCTCTGAGTGGCCAAGACATGCAGGTGGTCACTGAGAACTGGCTGGTCCTGGAGCCCAGGGGCCTGTAA